Part of the Paenibacillus guangzhouensis genome is shown below.
TCTCGGCGGATAGACATTCGGATCGCCTAACGTCACGTTCTCCACTTCTGCATCTTTGAATTGCGGGAAGAGATCTCTGATCTTCGCAACAGCCTCGTCTTTCGAGATGTTCGGTGTCTTCTTCTCTGCCGTTTGATTCTTTGCGGGTTGCGAACTACTATTCACTGACGTAGAGAACGTTCCTGAATTTGACGTTCCATCCTTCACGCTCTCTGCAGCGGCAACCTGCTGGATAAGACATACGCTTAGCGTCGTGGCGATCGCCGCTTTTTTAATCAACACCGCTCGGCGGTTATTCTTGGATTTCAATGACATCAATCCTCCTAATCATCAACCAGATATTTCCTTACATATCTTGTTAAACGATGAAGGAGGAAAAAAGTTCCTATTATTTTCGTCTATTCCCTCAAATTAGGACCTCTGCGCTATACGCTGATCCGTCCCAAGGAGATGCCGTCGAAAAAAGGGAATGACGTGTCCCCAGAATTGCTGATCTTGCTCAGAACAGCTATGACCCTGAATCTCAATAAATAAATGCTCCACCTTCGTGTTCACGTGGTCAATAATGTATTGCAGCTCCGAATGCGGAATGAACCCATCATGCCTGGAATGAACGAGGAAAACAGGAATATTCGCACCCTGTGCATTGCGATTAAGGACATGGATAACGTTCATATTTTTGAACAGTTGAGGGGTAATCCGTGCACGCAGCAACCAGATGAACATCACCATATATGCGAGCGGGAACATGGGAATATGAATGCGGCTGCATTCCGACTGCAATACCGTCCGAAGTCGAATTGGCATCGAGTCGGTGATGACGGCCTGTACCGAAAGTCCAAGATCAAGCGCCAGGATCGAGCCCAATCCGCCCAGCGAGTGACCCACGACGCCAATAGCGTCCTGCTGCACGTCGGGGCGAGTACGCACGTATTCAACTGCAGCCAGAAGATCGTCGCGGAACGTAAAGGAGGAAGAGGCTGGGATCTCTTCACTGTCGCCATGACAGCGCACATCGAACAGGAAGATGGAGAACCTGGCATCATACAAAGGATCGACATACCGGAGGGAATATGCGCGGTTCGAGCCCCAGCCATGGACGATGATAATCGTCGGTGCCGTCGGCTGCTCCTGCGTCGCGATGTCACGGCTTGGGATGAACCATCCGCAGCACTGCTTGTCGCCGCTACGGAATTTCACATCTTCATAGGGCTGCTTCGGCACCGCATCATTGACTCGCCGCAGCGGCGTCTGTGATCGCACCCCGAGCAGCCACACCAGCACAAGGATGAGCGCGACCACAAGAACAGCTACCTGTAAGATCATCATGCCCTGCATTCGAAGCACCTCCGATATCACTTTCATGCCAATTGAAAATTACCTGTAGTGTTCCCCGATCTGCTGAAAAAAGTGATGGAAAGCATATGAAAAAGCTGTCCATTGTCACCTTGGTATTCCAGTAGTGGGAGGGGCAGTTGCTGGGCGGGGATGAGCGAATTACTGTGGCCGGGCCGCGGAACTGCGAGCGAAATAACTGCTTTTTGGCAATTATTTGAGCTGGGGCGCGCTTCTGCGAGTGAAATAACTGCCTTTTTGGCAGTTAATTGAGCTGGGATGCGCGACTGCGAGCGAATTAACTGCTTTTTGGCAGTTATTTGAGCTGGAGCGTGCGACTACGAGCGAAATAACTGCTTTTTAGCAGTTATTTGGGCTGGAACACGCGACTACGAGCAAATTAACTGCCTTTTGGCAGTTATTTGAGCTGGGATGCGCGACTGCGAGCAAAATAACTGCCTTTTGGCAGTTATTTGGGGCGGAATGTGCCTCTGCGAGCGAAATAACTGCCTTTTTGCAGTTATTTGAGCCGGAACACGCGACTGCGAGCAAATTAACTGCCTTTTTGCAGTTATTTGAGCTAGAACGCGCCTCTGCGAGCGAAATAACTGCCTTTTTGCAGTTATTTGTAGCTGGAACGCGCGACTGCGAGCAAATTAACTGCCTTTTTGCAGTTATTTGAGCTGAAACGCACCAATACGAGCAAATTAACTGCATTTTCGCAGTTAATTCTCCCCCAACACAAAAAGACTTCCATATCCTCTCGGACATGGAAGTCTTCATTACTCAGCGTGTCGTCTTCGCCGCTGCCGCGTCCACATACGCCCTCGCATTCGCTGTCATCTGCTCGAAATCGCCGCTGGCGATCAGATCCGGCCGCACCAGCTTCGTACCGAGGCCGACAGCTGCGGCCCCAGCCGCGAACGTATCCGCGATATTGCCGAGATCAACGCCGCCTGTCGCCATGATCGGAATATGATCGAGCGGTGCGCGGATCTCGCGCAGATACGAAAGCCCGAGCGATGCCATCGGGAACAGCTTCACCAGCTTCGCTCCAGCATTCCAGGCACGAACGATCTCGGTTGGCGTCATCACGCCTGGCCAGACGTCCACACCACGCTCCGCACCGTACGCGATCACCTGCTCATCCAAATTCGGCGAGATCAGGAACTGTGCACCTGCCGCCACCGCTTCCTTCGCCATCGCGACATTCAATACCGTACCGGCCCCAATGTAGGCCTGTCCATCGAACGACTCGCGCCAGCGCGAAATAATCGGCAGCGCCCCAGTCGTATTCATGGTGACCTCCATGAAGGCTACACCGCCATCGACCAGCGCCTTCGCCGCCGCATCCGCTTGATGATCCGCAATACCGCGGAAGATCGCGACCATGCGATGCTGCAATAACTCCGTCGTTAAATCCAACTCCACTCGTCCTTTCCTACCGAATCATCCTTCAGGCCTTTAATGCCGCGGTGCCCATAACATGACGGACACCCCGACAATACAAATGCCTGCGCCAAGCCAATCGTACAGATCCGGCGTCTTCCGATCCACCATCCATCCCCATAAGACCGCCAGCACGATGAACACGCCGCCGTAAGCCGCATAGACACGGCCGAAAGAAGGGAATTTCTGCAACGTCGGGATGACGCCGTAGGCGATCAGAATCACCGATCCAACAATGCCGTACCACATCGGCCTCGCTTCACGAAGCCATAGCCATACGAGATACCCGCCGCCGATCTCTGCGAGCCCTGCAATCAAGAACAAAATAATCGCAATAACCATTCCAACCGACCGTTAGGCCTGCTTGGACACGCTGCTGTTCGCGAATGCCGCACTGCCAATAACCCCGCCGTTATCGATGAGTTCGCCGACCCGAATGCTCAGACGCTCCAAGTATCCTTTGTAAACCGAACGCTCCAGCTCTTCGCGCATCGGCTTCAATAGACGTTCACCTGCCATTGCGCCGCCTCCGCCAATGACGACCACGTCCGGGCTGAACAAGCTGATGGAATAAGCCAAGCCTTTTCCGAGCACCTTACCGGTATAATTCATAATATCAATCGCAAGCTGATCGCCGGCATCAAAAGCCTTCGATACTTCCGCCGCCGTTAGCTCGCCCTTCTCATACACGTCACGCAGCGAGCTCTCACGTCCCGCAGCTAACGCTTCGGATGCTTGGCGCGCAATCCCCGTCGCCGATACGACGGTCTCGAGGCAGCCTGTTAGTCCGCAGCCGCAAGGCGTCTTCTCGCCATCAATCGTCACATGGCCTAACTCGCCTGCCATATAGCCGCTGCCGTAGAACAACTCACCATTCGATACGGTCGCTGCGGCAAGGCCTGTCCCGATCGTTACGCCATGCACGACATCTGCGCCTTTTCCGGCACCTTTCATCGCTTCACCAAAAATGTACATCCGCACATCATTATCTATAAATACAGGCACGCCAATTTTCTCACTCAATAAATCTGCGAATGGCAAATCTCTCCACTGCAGGTTCGAGTTGAATGTCACATACCCTCTCTTCGGATCAATAAATCCAGGGATCCCCGCGCCAACCGCCTTCAGTTCGCTGCGATCCACTTTCGCATTTTCCAGCAACTCGTCGATCATCGATACCATTTTGTTCAGTACATGATCACTGCCCAGATGCCGTTCCGTCGGCCGCTTAAGCGTTTGCAACAAGTTGTACTCCATATCGACCAGACCGCATACAATGTTCGTTCCTCCAACATCAATCCCTACCAAATAACTCACAACGTCTCCTCCTGCTCTCTACAAGGAAATAGAATCTCGCAATCTACCGTCCATTATATCATAACGGCTCTTTCCGGTTCGGAAAATTCTTAATTTCGCCCCATTTGCAAAAGGATTATTAAGGTAAAATTTCGGCGTATTCTATATAATACTAATGTGATGCAGATCACCACGATCTCGATATCGAATTCATGTACGGGGGTTATCCAGTGACCATTGTTGATATTAGTGAAATTGATGCCTCGTTATTCATTACGATTGCCGTCTTCTTGATGGTCATTTGCCCGCTGCTCAGCCTGGGGGTATTGCGACTTTTTCAAGAGAAGAAGCGTGCTGGTCTCTCCTATATCGGGGGATCCATTGTCGGCTACATTATTTTCCTTGTTGTGATAAAAATGTTCTTCTGAACGCATGTCATCGATGAACTACATAGGTTTGCAATTCATTCCTCCCACTCTCGCGTTCCGCTTACCATAGCGCCGCGCAAGTGGGATTTCTATTTTGTACCTCACGGCGATTGTTGAGATTTTCGCGCAATTTCACTATAATAGAGCGGTTGTGCTGTTTACATCCAGAGGAGGATACATCATGAACAATGATTCCACAGCAATGCAATCCTCGAGACTGCATTACTTCATAATGATTACGGTTATTATCGTGACGGGCGCGAGTCAAGGACTGCTGCTGCCGCTGCTGACGGTCCTGCTCGAGCATATGGGCGTCTCATCCGACTTGAACGGATTGAATGCGGCGATGCTGTATATCGGTATCTTTTCCACCCTCTTTTTCGTAGAGAAACTACTAGCCTATTTCGGTTTCAAAAAACTCATATCCTTATCCTTGATGCTCGTCATCGCTGCCTTAGTGCTGTTCCCGATGTTTCAGAATATCTGGATTTGGTTCGCACTGCGATTCCTAGTCGGTGTCGGCGATAGCGCACTGCACTACGCATCCCAGCTCTGGGTGCTGACATCGAGCAATGAGCAGAACCGGGGACGCAACCTCTCCTTCTACGGGATGAGTTACGGGATCGGGTTCAGTATTGGGCCGCTCGGCATGAATTTGCTTGTCTTTGGCGATTGGGTACCTTTCGCAGCGATCGGCGTGTTATGCACCATCGTGCTGCTCCTCATTGTATTCATTCTGCCTGACTATCAGGTCATGGGGACCAACAAAGAAAATGCGCCTGTGCTGGAACGCCGCTATACACGGTCCTTCCAATGGGCATGGTTCGCGCTTCTACCCGCGTTCCTATACGGCTATACCGAAGCATCGATGAATAGCAGCTTCCCGATTTACGCGCTGCGCATTGGGCTCGAGCAGAACTGGATTTCCTTCCTGCTGCCGTTCTTTGGGATCGGAGGATTGATCCTCCAGTTGCCGCTTGGCGTACTCAGTGACCGGATTGGCCGTAAAAAAGTGCTCATGGGCGCAGGCTTCCTCGGCGGGGTTGCCTTCCTGCTCATTCCGCTCTATGGTGCGAATCCGACGGCCATCCTGGTTCTATTTATGATTGCGGGCGGTATGCTGGGTTCCTTCTTCTCGCTGGGGCTCGCTTTTGCAGCAGATATTCTACCCAAAGCTTATCTGCCTTCGGCCAACGTCGTTGCCAGCTTCATCTTCAGCATCGGCAGCATTCTTGCGCCGAACTTGGCTGGGATCGGCATGCAGCATATTTCGATTTCATCGCTCTTCTGGCTGCTGGGCGGTATCTTCATCGTGTTCGCCGCACTTGGATTCTGGTTCAGACAGAAACAAGCAGAGCAAGTGCGTATCCGCGAATCGGTGCTTGACGCCTAGCCCTACAGACGCGTATGATACTGGAAATGAAATATTTGCTAAACGACGTTGAAAAAGGGGAAGTAGGAGCGCGAACGAGGACTTGCAGAGAGCCGGTGGGAGCTGTGAACCGGTGTCCACCGCACTTTGAATGGCCTTTGGAGTTGTCTTCCGAACCGCTGCTGCGAGAGTAGGAAGTACCGGGGTTCCCGCCGTTATCCAGGGAGCGATATCGATGAGCTGGACTAGACTGGCGAATTCCGTATCGTTAGAGCGGATCCGTTCTCCCTTTCCAAGGCGAGCAACGAATCAATAAAGGTGGTACCACGAAGCTTTCGTCCTTTCATAGGGCGAAGGCTTTTTTTGTTGGTATAGAATACTTCATCGCGTGAAGTTAATGTATCACGTTGCGGGGTTATTTTGAAAGGAGGTGATGGTCATGGAAGATGGTTGGTGGTGGCGATGGTTCATTCACAGTAACGGTAAATTTAATCGAAAGGGTCGCCAGCCTCATGTTGGCGGCTCCCTAAGGAGGATTTCTGATGTTAAAAGAACGTGTATTAACCGGAGACCGCACGACAGGCCGACTACACCTTGGCCATTACGCCGGAAGTTTACAGAATCGTGTACAGCTGCAGCATCAATATGATACATTCATCATGTTAGCCGATGTCCAGGCTTTAACGACCCATTTTGATCGGCCCGAAATGATTCGCGAACATGTGCGTGAAGTAGCACTCGATTATCTAGCAGTAGGCATTGATCCGGAGCATGCGAATATCTTCATCCAATCGATGATTCCGGAAATCGCCGAGCTGACGGTATACTTCTCGATGTTCGTGCGGATCAATCATTTGCGCCATAACCCTACAATCAAAGCGGAATCCCGCGGCGGCAATTTTGATGAGCTCTACTACGGTTTCCTCGGCTACCCGATCAGCCAGACGGCGGATATTACGTTCTGCAAAGCAACGATCATTCCTGTCGGCGAGGATCAGCTGCCGCATCTCGAGAGCTCGCGCTACATCGTGCGGCGGTTCAACGAGCTCTACGGCCCGGTATTCCCTGAGCCGCAAGCGATGCTAAGCAAGTTCCCCCGCCTCACGGGGCTCGACGGCAATGCGAAGATGAGCAAGAGCCTCGGTAATGCCATTGCGTTAAGTGCGAGCCCCGAAGAGATTGCGCTCAAAGTACGGAAAGCCGTAACAGATCCTGCGCGCATTCATAAGCATGACCCAGGGCATCCTGAGCGTTGTCCCATTTATCATTATCACCAGGCGTTTCGCTCGACTGAGGCTGCCGAGATTCATACTGCGTGCGAGCAAGGCAAGATCGGCTGTACAGCCTGCAAGCAGCACATCACGAACACCCTTCAAGAGCTTCTCGCCCCAATGCGTGAACGACGGGCTGACTATGAAACAAAGCCAAAATTCGTCGATGAAATGCTCCAGCACGGGACCGAACACGCTCGCAGCATCGCACGCCATACCATGGAAGAGGTGCGTGAAGCGATGGGGATTCAATATTTCAAATCACATATATAAGAAGGGAACGCATCGTATATGATCCATTATCTTGAATACTGCTTAAGCAAGCCGGGCACCACCTTAACTTTCCCCTTCGGTAATGAAGTACGCGTCCTGAAGGTCGGGACGAAAATGTTCGCACTGATGTCATCCGACGATCCTGCACCCGATATCAGCTTGAAATGCGATCCGGTCCGCGCGGCTTCGCTTCGGGAACAATATACCGACATTAAGCCCGGGTATCATCTGAACAAAAAGCATTGGAACACCGTTACCCTGGACGGCGATCTCACCGATGAAGAGATCAAGATGCTGATCGATCACTCGTATGAGCTTGTCTTTAAAGGATTGACAAAGGCGGAAAAAGCCGAGATTACGGGATAACCTGTAGGTAGGCAAGGACGAAGAAGCAAGCTTACAGCTTGCTTCTTTTTGTGTGATCGATTATGTTTTTGAGTCTTATGAATAACATGTGAATTTTTCCATATTCTGTTGTCGAAGTCCGGTGAATCGAGTATGATCAGAATAGAACGATCGTTCAATAGATAAGGATGACCCATGATGAAAAGACATTACGATAGTGACCAGACTCGCAAGGAGATCGCCGAGAAAGCCGCACATCTGTTTGCGCAAAAAGGGTTCGCAGGCACCTCGATCTCCGATATCTCGCGAGAGACAGGTTACAGTAAAGGGCATGTGTATTACCATTTCGAGAACAAAGAGAAGCTGTTCCTCTACCTCGCGAAGGACGGCATGCGCGTATGGGCCGAGAAATGGAACGCCATCTCCCCGAACTATGATTCAGCCACCGAGAAGCTATATGCGATGGCCACCTTCGTGTTGAATAACTATCATACGCCTCTGCTCAAGGTCGGCCAAGAACTCACTGCCAATCCGAACGTGCAGCCTGAGACCATGCAGGAGCTCTATGGGCTGGCTGCCACGCCGATGCAAGCTTACGCAACAATCCTCCAACAGGGGATGGATACGGGGGAGTTCGCGATCGCTGACTTGGAGGCGACGACTTTTCTGCTCGGCACCTGGTTCGGCGCGTTATGCCAGCATATCTATACGATGGAATACGAGCAGCTTCACGGGATGTTCCGTCAATGCGTTACGATATTCCTAGGCGGGGTTCGGCAGTCATAAATGACTGCTTTCGCCTTGATTAGAACGATCGTTCCAATTGTTCTAATGTAGCATTTCAATGACAAAGAATAGGATGTGGAACAAATGACAGCAGCACAACAAATCGCCATCGTGACCGGAGGCGGATCAGGTATTGGCCGAGCCATTGGACTTGAGTTAGCTCGCGAGCAAATCTTCGTCATCATCGCTGATATCGATCCACAAGGACGAGAGCAGACAGTGCAAGACATTTCACAAGCTGGCGGCAACGCGCGCGGCGTTCACCTTGACGTCACCGACCCATCCCAGGTCGAGGCAGTCATCCGCGATGTTCAGCAAGAATTTGGGCGGCTTGACTATATGTTCAACAATGCGGGCATCTCCATGTGCGGAGAGTTGTACGATACGACGAACGAGCATTGGGAACGGATCATCAATGTGAATCTGTGGGGCGTAATTCATGGTACGCGCTTTGCCTACGAGATTATGAAACAGCAAGGCTTTGGTTATATCGCCAATACCGCATCGGCGACCGGACTCGGTCCTTCACCTACGGCGGCGGCCTATGCCACCACGAAGCACGCTGTCGTCGGTCTGACAACGTCACTGCATTATGAAGCGGAGACATTCGGCGTCTACGTCAGCGCTTTATGCCCTGCCTTTGTGGATACACCTATCTTCGGGAAGAGCGAGACGCCTGGTATGGATAAAGCCAAAATCCAAGCCCAGATGAAAAAACAAAAGCTGATGCGCCCTGACCAGTTCGCACGCATTGCCGTGAAGGGGCTAAAGCGCAATGAACCGATCATCTGCCCGATGCCGCTGCGGCGTACGATGGATGTCGTGTTCACTCTGTTCCCGTCGCTCCACCGAAAGCTCATGCGGTTCGTCTGCAAGACCGCTCGACAAGCCAGCATCGCGGCGCCCGTTCCGCATGATAGCCCCTCGGCAGACAGGGCTCTATAAGGAAAAGCCGCTGATCTCGGTTGATTCCCGGTCCAGCGGCTTCCTTGATGTGCTTACGCCTTCGCGACATGCTCCGCAAAATGCCGTCCCCAGTGCGGCCGCGACCCGTCAAGATCCGTGAAGTCGTATACTTCGGACAGTCCCCACGTGCTATAAGAACCGCCTGTTTTCTCAAGTACATCTGGATCGCTTGCCAACGCGACAAGCGCCCGTCCGATATAATACGGCGTCTCGGATGCGATAAAGTTCGGATCCTTCTTCGCGCCTTCCTGCCAATTCGCTTCCGTCACTTCGAAATACTCCAGCATTTCTTCCGACCGCAGGAATCCTGGCGTTAACGATACGGCTGCGATGCCATGCGGCTTCAAATCCGCTGCCATCGCTTGCGCCAGATGGATGTTCGAGATTTTCGCCAAGCTGTAATAGAGATTGCCGCGGTAATCATAGTTCACCCCGTCCGTGATCTCGATGATCAATCCCTGCTTGCGCGGTATCATCAACTGCACCCCGTAATAACTGGTTACCATATGGGTTCGTACGGCACGTTCCTGCACGCGCAAGCCATTCTCTAGCGAATGCTCCCAGAAAGGCTTCGTCCAATCAATCAACGATTCGCCGCCCCAAATGTCATTGACGAGAATATCGAGACGTCCCTGTTCCTGCTTCACCCGTTCGAAGAGCGCAACCACTTCAGATTCCACCGTATGATCCACGCGGACCGGGAATGCCTTTCCGCCTCTCGCCTCGATCATCTCCGCCGTCTCATCGATCGTCTCACGACGTCCAATATCCGATAGACGACTCCGTACACTGCGTCCCGTCACATAGACTGTCGCGCCCGCTTCCCCTAGCGATACGGCGATCGCTCGTCCAGCGCCGCGGGTACCTCCTGCGACAACTGCTATTTTTCCAGCCAATGGTTTACTCATAAAGTTATCCACCTCTCGTATTTGCTTGTTACTTGTATTTAATGTATCATTCGAATCATGACATCTATTGTCATATATGATTTTATCGAAAGAGAGGGCTGTTCTACATGCGCGGTGACCGTCTATTATCGATTCTATTATGTCTTCAAAGCCATGGAAAAATGACCACATCCGAACTTGCTGCCAAGCTTGAGGTGTCTGAACGAACGATCCATCGGGATATGGAAGCCCTTAGCACGGCCGGGATTCCGGTCTATGCGGAACGCGGCTCAAGCGGCGGATGGGCGCTCATGGAAGGTTATCGGACCAATCTTACAGGACTGCACGCGGATGAGATGATGTCGCTATTGCTAGCTCGTCCTTCGGAAGCGCTGTCCGAATTAGGACTTCATAAAGAATACGATTCCGCGCTGCTCAAGCTGCTCGCTTCGCTGCCCCAAACCCTGCAAGACGACGCCTCCTTCGTTCGCGAACGCATTCATATTGACGGAGCCGGCTGGAATGCGGCAGGTCACAGCGCTGCTTGGCTGTCTCTAGTGCAAGAAGCCGTATGGGAGGCGAAGCAGCTTGTGATTCGCTATGCCTCCACCTCATCGCAGACTGAAGCATCAGAACGAACTATTGAGCCGCTTGGCCTCGTCGTCAAAGGCAACATATGGTATGTCGCCGCCCGCACACTTGAAGGGGATTATCGCACCTATCGGATCTCGCGGATTGAACATGCGAACAAGACCGAGCAGATCTTCGAGCGCCCCGTCAACTTCAATCTTGCCGCCTACTGGGATGCGTCCGTGCAGAGCTTCAAGACCAATCTCCCTCGATACGAAGCCGTCATTCAAGCGCACAACGCCATTCTTACCCGTATGGAGTTTGCGCGCTTTGCAACGGTTCTGGACCGAGAACCGCTAGACGGCAAAGTGCAGTGGAGCACCGCTCGCATCCAATTCGATACGCTTGAATCCGCAGCTTCCTACTTGCTGGGCTATGGACCGGAAGCCATCGTCGTTGCTCCGCAAGCGCTTCATGATCTTGTCGTGCAACAAGCAGAGGCGATCGTGAAGGCGTACCGCAATGCCGAGAACAACACAAAGGGCTGAACAGTCAATGCCGCTGTCCAGCCCCTTCGCCTAACCCCGTTATCGATTCGATGTGATCGAAATATCCGAATATCCGAGTGTTTTCAATTGTGCTTGCGTCAGGAAGACGCGGTCGTTCATAATTCTACTATTATCCGGCGTCAGTATGATTTGCCGTGAATCGACTTGAATCGTATAACGATATCTTGGTTTCGTTACTTGATCCTTCGGAGGCTCAAGCTTGACTTGCCAATGCAGCTTCTGCGCCAACTCGCGCATCGGAATCCATTGAATCCCCTGGCTGCTGAAGACATATGGAACCGGGGCCTCCTGCCCGCCAATATGGACCGTATGGAGAAAATCCTTGATGACCGCAACTGGACGAACAGGCAGCTTCCAGACGTCCAGATTCTCATCGAGCTTCGGTTGCTGTTCGTAATCTAGCTGCGACGCTGCGAATAGAAGCTTCCGCTCCTTCTCATCGACGAATGGACGGGATTTTTTCGTACCAAGGTCGTATACCAATTCTTGACGAGTGGGCTCATTCTTGACATAGACCATCTGGTTGCTCTTGATATCATAGACATATAATGTGCCTAACAAGACCTGCTCCCATTTCTTCGATGCGGGATCGTACGTCACAACCTCATTCTGGCGCTCTTGCTCATTGTATCGTTTCAGAATGATCTTATTGTCCGTCGTCCAGGCCGCCCTTGCATATCCGTAACTCTCATGCCATTCGACAATCTCGCCTGTCTTGGTATTACGCATCCAATAGACATAGCGTTTATCTCCAGGCGTACGGTAATGCGATTGCTCAACAAAAGCCCATTTGCCGCTAGGCGACAACATAAAATTCAGCCCTTCGCGAACGGTGTCATCTGTCCAATTATAGTAGGACGGCTGCTGCTCCATTTCGAAATTATACGATACCTGTACGTTCGGTTCGTCTTTGGGATTCCAGTGGCTTACCCAATCAAAGCCCTCTCCCCATCGGCTTAAACTGCCATCCGACTTGCGCTCCACAATAACATTCCAATATTCGTTCCCGTCATGCCCGCTTACATTATAATAGACCGACCCTGTTTTCTCATCAATCCATCCAACGTGTTGATAATCAATTTTCGGCGCGACATCCGGTCGATTTTCGACGACCATCCCTGATGGCGCACTCGACTCCGCCGCCGCATAACCAATGCTGCCGCCCATCAGCAGCATACAACTCATTGCCAATAGCGCGACCGCTCTCCTCTTCCCATACATGCTCACATACAACACTCCCCACAGCCATAGATTCATAGTTTATAGTTTGGAAATAAATGTATCGACCATCCTTTAGACGCCGACATGACAGAAAGGTTGCAAGCCTCCTTTAATCGGTATTGAAGACACGATCCGTTATCATTTTGCTGAAGATGTCCTGCGTATGTGGCGAAATCTGCGTCCGAACCGGTTCAAGCTGATCTTGGACCTCCTTGTTGCCGAAATCATAACGATTCGCTTGAAGCACCTTGGCGAAATGCGTTAATGTCTGGCCCAGCATCTCCGATGTCACGCCTTGAGCTGGCCTTTCTCTTTTCAGCAACGTCAAATAACGATCCAAATAATCGGCTTTGTCTTCAATACCGCCATCGAAAACATACGCGATTCGCCGCGATATCTTCTTCTCCCCCGTACTCGATGCCGTCGTAAACGGCGGGAGCCAGCCCTCATTCCGATACACGACCACAATCTCATAGCTTCCTGCGGTAATCCGCGGATCCGTGAAATCAATCAAGAACTGCCGTACACCCGGATTGACATAGATTTCTTTGAGCGGGATGCCATTCTCCTTCTCATTGCCCGTATAGGGCTCAGGCACAAGATATGCCCCGATTGTATCCCCTTTGAACTTCACGATCGCGGCATCATCCTTGGACACATAGAACTCTGTACTCTGGATAGCGATAGAAGGGAACCAGGCATTTTTAACAGATGGATATAGATAGAAAGCGATCATGAAGAGGAACATCATGATGACATATAGCCCGTAGCTTTTGCTGATATAAGGTTTGGTTGAAGTCACGCGAACAATGAAGTAGAACCCGATCAGTACAAGCGCGATGACCGCCGCCATGATGAGGTAGCTAATCGAGTGAAGCGATTGATTCCGCAAGACATTCGCCAATAAATAGATAAATAAGAACGGGAAGGTTAACGCGGACAACATACTAAGTCCGCAGTAATAGAGCACGATCGTAAAATATTTCTCGACCTTCGCCATC
Proteins encoded:
- a CDS encoding TetR/AcrR family transcriptional regulator — translated: MMKRHYDSDQTRKEIAEKAAHLFAQKGFAGTSISDISRETGYSKGHVYYHFENKEKLFLYLAKDGMRVWAEKWNAISPNYDSATEKLYAMATFVLNNYHTPLLKVGQELTANPNVQPETMQELYGLAATPMQAYATILQQGMDTGEFAIADLEATTFLLGTWFGALCQHIYTMEYEQLHGMFRQCVTIFLGGVRQS
- a CDS encoding SDR family NAD(P)-dependent oxidoreductase gives rise to the protein MTAAQQIAIVTGGGSGIGRAIGLELAREQIFVIIADIDPQGREQTVQDISQAGGNARGVHLDVTDPSQVEAVIRDVQQEFGRLDYMFNNAGISMCGELYDTTNEHWERIINVNLWGVIHGTRFAYEIMKQQGFGYIANTASATGLGPSPTAAAYATTKHAVVGLTTSLHYEAETFGVYVSALCPAFVDTPIFGKSETPGMDKAKIQAQMKKQKLMRPDQFARIAVKGLKRNEPIICPMPLRRTMDVVFTLFPSLHRKLMRFVCKTARQASIAAPVPHDSPSADRAL
- a CDS encoding SDR family oxidoreductase, which encodes MSKPLAGKIAVVAGGTRGAGRAIAVSLGEAGATVYVTGRSVRSRLSDIGRRETIDETAEMIEARGGKAFPVRVDHTVESEVVALFERVKQEQGRLDILVNDIWGGESLIDWTKPFWEHSLENGLRVQERAVRTHMVTSYYGVQLMIPRKQGLIIEITDGVNYDYRGNLYYSLAKISNIHLAQAMAADLKPHGIAAVSLTPGFLRSEEMLEYFEVTEANWQEGAKKDPNFIASETPYYIGRALVALASDPDVLEKTGGSYSTWGLSEVYDFTDLDGSRPHWGRHFAEHVAKA
- a CDS encoding helix-turn-helix transcriptional regulator yields the protein MRGDRLLSILLCLQSHGKMTTSELAAKLEVSERTIHRDMEALSTAGIPVYAERGSSGGWALMEGYRTNLTGLHADEMMSLLLARPSEALSELGLHKEYDSALLKLLASLPQTLQDDASFVRERIHIDGAGWNAAGHSAAWLSLVQEAVWEAKQLVIRYASTSSQTEASERTIEPLGLVVKGNIWYVAARTLEGDYRTYRISRIEHANKTEQIFERPVNFNLAAYWDASVQSFKTNLPRYEAVIQAHNAILTRMEFARFATVLDREPLDGKVQWSTARIQFDTLESAASYLLGYGPEAIVVAPQALHDLVVQQAEAIVKAYRNAENNTKG